A stretch of the uncultured Desulfobacter sp. genome encodes the following:
- a CDS encoding ABC transporter substrate-binding protein yields the protein MKFNHVKSAFPEDISRRIFLKKAIRTAGAAACTPLAFPCSAAAKKSKLKIGYLPITDATPLLVAYSLGYFSHEGIDVERPIMVRSWNILSESFLTGKFDLVHMLFPIPVWMRFKQNIPVKVLAWDHTNGSAVTVRADSGINGFADLSGKQVAVPSWYSMHNLVMQLGLQVQGLEPVIRPSGSTLASHEVNLVTLPPPDMPQALLGKKVDAFIVADPFNALAQEKFSAKIMRYSGDIWKNHPCCVIVANDHLIQKSPIIIQKAINAIVRAQSWCLQNPKETAHLLSRDGEGFLPVNESVLSRVFGAIPDKELIHPQWHVERIGFQPFPFPSATRFILEQMKKTKVEGNTDFLTTLETKAAVSQLVDDRFVRKALDEMGGMKGFCHCDMKDEFTREEIVEIN from the coding sequence ATGAAATTTAACCATGTAAAATCGGCATTCCCTGAGGATATTTCACGGCGAATTTTTTTAAAAAAAGCAATACGAACTGCAGGTGCAGCCGCCTGTACCCCATTGGCATTTCCGTGTTCGGCAGCGGCGAAAAAAAGTAAGTTGAAAATTGGCTATCTGCCTATTACTGACGCCACACCCTTGCTTGTTGCCTATAGTCTTGGTTATTTTTCCCATGAAGGTATCGACGTGGAACGTCCTATCATGGTGAGGTCATGGAATATTCTTTCCGAATCCTTTTTAACAGGCAAGTTTGACCTGGTTCACATGCTTTTCCCCATTCCCGTATGGATGCGATTTAAACAAAATATACCTGTCAAAGTTTTAGCCTGGGATCATACCAACGGCAGCGCCGTCACAGTCAGAGCAGACTCCGGCATCAACGGATTTGCCGATCTTTCGGGAAAACAGGTGGCTGTGCCTTCATGGTACTCCATGCACAATCTGGTCATGCAGTTAGGCCTCCAGGTCCAGGGGCTTGAGCCTGTAATTCGTCCGTCGGGTTCAACGCTTGCCTCCCATGAAGTGAACCTGGTTACCCTGCCGCCGCCGGATATGCCCCAGGCCCTTTTGGGAAAAAAAGTAGACGCTTTTATCGTAGCCGACCCTTTCAACGCACTTGCCCAGGAAAAATTTTCGGCAAAGATCATGCGATATTCAGGAGATATCTGGAAAAATCATCCCTGTTGTGTTATCGTAGCCAATGATCATCTGATTCAAAAAAGCCCAATAATTATACAAAAGGCGATAAACGCCATAGTAAGAGCACAATCTTGGTGCCTTCAGAATCCTAAAGAAACCGCCCACCTGCTCAGCAGGGATGGCGAAGGATTCTTGCCGGTAAATGAATCCGTTCTTAGCAGGGTTTTTGGTGCTATTCCCGACAAAGAACTGATACACCCACAGTGGCATGTAGAAAGAATCGGTTTCCAGCCGTTTCCTTTTCCGTCAGCCACCCGATTTATTCTGGAACAGATGAAGAAAACCAAGGTTGAGGGTAATACGGATTTTCTGACCACTCTTGAAACCAAAGCGGCTGTTTCTCAGCTTGTGGATGATCGATTTGTCAGAAAGGCTCTGGACGAGATGGGGGGGATGAAAGGATTTTGTCATTGCGATATGAAAGATGAATTTACAAGAGAAGAGATTGTTGAAATCAACTAA
- a CDS encoding ABC transporter ATP-binding protein — translation MKIDIEKIYKNYNGPEKKRHEILKDISFSINAGDFVIILGESGCGKTTLLNLISGLEMPSSGRILVDGKAITGIHPSRSMMFQQPVLIPWLTVKENVAYGCKIRKDSRDLEYRVSQFLEIMGLASAANVKPDQLSLGMAQRVCLARALVGHPQVLLLDEPFASLDTFTQAHIQEELINLWMSENFTAIFVTHDIDEAIRLGNKIVFLAGSPAGISDIFDIEVPYPRNRHDPEVKALRTDILDRFKIAHLVKRNLTNEI, via the coding sequence TTGAAAATAGATATTGAAAAAATTTATAAAAATTACAACGGACCGGAAAAAAAACGGCACGAAATTCTCAAGGATATTTCGTTTTCCATAAATGCTGGGGATTTTGTGATCATTTTGGGTGAATCGGGCTGTGGGAAGACCACCTTATTGAACTTGATTTCAGGACTTGAAATGCCAAGCAGCGGTCGGATTCTTGTAGACGGCAAGGCTATTACCGGTATCCATCCGTCCCGTTCCATGATGTTCCAGCAGCCTGTCTTAATCCCATGGCTTACGGTTAAGGAAAATGTGGCCTATGGCTGCAAAATCAGAAAAGACAGCCGGGACCTGGAATACCGGGTCAGTCAATTTTTGGAAATCATGGGACTGGCAAGTGCGGCCAACGTAAAACCTGACCAGCTTTCCCTGGGCATGGCCCAGCGGGTTTGTCTTGCCAGGGCTCTGGTTGGACACCCCCAGGTTTTGCTGCTTGATGAGCCCTTTGCCTCTCTGGACACCTTTACCCAGGCCCATATCCAGGAAGAACTGATAAATCTGTGGATGTCGGAAAACTTTACCGCGATTTTTGTCACCCATGATATTGATGAAGCCATACGACTTGGAAATAAAATTGTATTTCTTGCAGGATCACCTGCCGGCATTTCCGATATTTTTGATATTGAGGTACCTTACCCCAGAAATCGGCATGATCCTGAGGTTAAAGCCTTGCGAACCGATATTCTTGATCGGTTTAAGATCGCCCATTTAGTTAAACGGAATCTTACGAATGAAATTTAA
- a CDS encoding ABC transporter permease — translation MKSTNENNRDRTIRSGLSLFFTRVWSGWKYELAGFALFAFSWIAVTQFIFTRPELYHFKGFLPGPTLAALADAFQNTKFWTSVFASLRRIIVGIGISAFIGLPLGVLIGFFARLRKLTYSSIQFVRMISPLSWMPVALLLFSSFESAVHFLIVMATICPIILNTAIGVMDINPQWIKMALNQGANNVQLIQTIVIPYSIPHMMTSLRLALGIAWIVLVPAEFLGVSSGLGYLINDARDTMEYDKLMAVIIAIGILGFILDRVFQKMQHRFSWAWAGDA, via the coding sequence TTGAAATCAACTAATGAAAATAACCGGGACAGAACCATACGAAGCGGGTTATCTTTATTTTTTACCCGGGTCTGGTCGGGTTGGAAATACGAATTAGCCGGGTTTGCTCTATTTGCCTTTTCCTGGATCGCTGTGACGCAGTTCATTTTTACTCGCCCTGAATTATACCATTTCAAAGGATTTCTACCCGGGCCAACCCTTGCGGCCTTGGCAGATGCCTTCCAAAATACCAAGTTCTGGACATCTGTTTTTGCAAGTCTTCGTAGGATCATTGTGGGTATTGGCATATCAGCATTCATCGGACTTCCATTGGGCGTATTGATCGGTTTCTTTGCACGACTTCGCAAACTGACATATTCATCAATTCAATTCGTAAGGATGATTAGCCCCCTGTCCTGGATGCCCGTAGCACTGCTTTTATTTTCAAGCTTTGAGTCTGCAGTTCATTTTTTGATTGTAATGGCGACAATTTGCCCTATAATATTGAATACAGCCATTGGTGTCATGGACATTAATCCCCAATGGATAAAAATGGCTTTGAACCAGGGTGCCAATAACGTTCAACTCATTCAAACGATAGTTATTCCATATTCCATTCCCCATATGATGACCAGCCTCAGACTGGCACTTGGGATTGCATGGATTGTTTTGGTCCCTGCTGAATTTTTAGGGGTATCATCGGGCTTAGGTTATCTCATTAACGATGCCAGGGATACTATGGAATATGACAAACTTATGGCAGTAATTATTGCCATCGGCATACTGGGATTTATACTCGACAGAGTTTTTCAAAAAATGCAGCACAGATTTAGCTGGGCATGGGCCGGCGATGCTTAA